The genomic segment AAGAATATGACAgtacattgcaaaaaaaaaaaaagcaaccaTGCACAAATATAAAATGTGTCCCTTCTGCTTGCAAACAGTGGAGGTGAGCATAGATTTAAAATCATATTGTGTTCCTTAGGGATCCAACAAAAAAGGCATATTATTGCAGGGATCATGTTTTGTAATGATCAAGGTATTGTACTGAGTACATATCAGTGTACAATCTCATCTGCTGTTGAAATGCTTGAAGGGACAATGTTTCTGAACTTGTTAAGCATTCCTTTTCTCTTCAAGCCAAAAGAAGTTAACATCAATTGGGGTTCAAAAATAACAATCCAACCCTGGCCACAGTGGCCTTAAATGAAAATCAGTCACATCAAGTCATTTGCATACTTTTCTCAATTATGGAGTAATCATTGCCATTATTTCTCTACGACGCTCAAATGCTTGAGAATCAGGATTCAAAATATTCTGAAAACCATTGACTTCTACTTCAAGGTCTTCAATGAAGTCTTGGTACTGGTCTTCTTTGTCCAGACAAATGTTGTGCAACACACAAGCAACAATTATGATGGTTGGGATTTCATTAATCTTGATCATATCAAGATACTTAAGCCGTCTAAATCTCCCCTTAAGAAGGGAGAAAGCCCGTTCTATAACCATCCTGGTTGATGAGTGAATGAAGTTGTATCTTTTTTGTTGGTTTGTCAGATGTCCGTTATCTTTAAATGGGGTCATTAACCAAGTTTCCATTGGGTAAGCGCAGTCCCCCAGaatataacaattattgtttgtAAACTTAATACCGTTTTTTACACCGGCAAAAAAGTCTGAATTCTTCAAAACCCTTGCATCATGTACACTGCCTGGCCAGCCAGTGTAACAGTCAATGAACCTCATTTCGTGGTCAGATATTCCCTGCAATACAACTGAATAAAAGCCCTTTCTGTTCACATAGTTTTCAGGGCATTCTAGCGGCGCTTTTATTGCGATATGCGAGCCATCTATAGCTCCAATCACTCCTGGCATACCTTTGTGTTGGCGGAATCCTTCCATTATTACCTTCACACGATCCTGTGTCGGCCACATTATCACGCGACTAGCAACATTATTTTTGATTGCATCACAAACCCTTTTGCAACAAAGAAAAACTGAGCTTTTTGTTACATTGAACCGATCGGCAATTGACCTAATGCTCTCCTGATTGCCCAGAAACCATAATGTTATCAGCAAGTGTTTGGAAACTGAAATTGGTAGTCTTCCTCCATGTGGGGGGCCCGTAGGAATCTCAGGATAGTTTCCTAGCTCAAGTGTAAGCGCTTCAAATGTTCCTGTTGACAGTCTAAAATGACTCCAAAAGTCAGAAATTTGTGTAGCTCGGTACAACATCTTCTGCATATCCTTGAACACGAACAGCTTTTCTTCGGTCCTTGATAATTAGAGGAATAAAAACCAACTCTGAAAAAGTATCGACTTCAAGCTCATCGTCTTTTTCTTCTAGAAGTTCAAGTGCTACAACAGAAACAGTGGCAAGAGCAGAAACTATTTTCCTGTTGTCCGCCATTGTGCtcattgtttggtttttttcctcGTAGGTACTTGTTCACTGCTGCCCATATTGCTTTATACGCGGGCTCACATTCCAAATTCGGAATAATCGTTTTATTGACATTCGAAAGGAATAGCCATTCCGGAATATTCCggaatgtattcctattccggaataaggtcaatcgaacgcacccttagtctATTTGTGGAAATATAAGTTGAGattaatccaaactttgtgCTAATTCTTGTATAGTCTTTTTCAAGTTCTTCAATTTGACCTAGCAATACATTTGGATGAAGGGGGTTTGTGTTGTCTTCTCCATTTATTTTAAGTGCAACATAATCATGAAgtttaaagttttgttttggGGTTCTtgcttctttcatttttttgttatatttttgctGTGTTGTGTAGACTTGTTGTTgttccctttttctttttgctgcTCTTGTCACTGGTTCTTTGTGTGGCTctctttcttgttctttttctggttgtggtttaatttgtgTGTTGGGTATGAATTCTGTTTGTTCCTCAGTATTTTCTTCTGTCCCTGTTTCCAGTTCTCGGTGAATTTCATGTTCTGTGTTGCTTGTTTCTGTTTCTTGTGCACTTTCTTTTTCACCAACTTGTAGGCTTTTGAGTTCTTTTCTTGGAAGGCATCCAAACACTACCTCATAaggaatttttgcaattgccgTGTGAattgttatgttttttttgtatGCTGCTTCTCCCAGCTTTACACACCATTTGTTTGGTGACAAG from the Montipora capricornis isolate CH-2021 unplaced genomic scaffold, ASM3666992v2 scaffold_498, whole genome shotgun sequence genome contains:
- the LOC138036748 gene encoding uncharacterized protein yields the protein MADNRKIVSALATVSVVALELLEEKDDELEVDTFSEVCDAIKNNVASRVIMWPTQDRVKVIMEGFRQHKGMPGVIGAIDGSHIAIKAPLECPENYVNRKGFYSVVLQGISDHEMRFIDCYTGWPGSVHDARVLKNSDFFAGVKNGIKFTNNNCYILGDCAYPMETWLMTPFKDNGHLTNQQKRYNFIHSSTRMVIERAFSLLKGRFRRLKYLDMIKINEIPTIIIVACVLHNICLDKEDQYQDFIEDLEVEVNGFQNILNPDSQAFERRREIMAMITP